One segment of Thermodesulfobacteriota bacterium DNA contains the following:
- a CDS encoding DUF6429 family protein — protein sequence MGARAWKGFDWDTLNRLHDKGFLSNLIGKAKTVGMTEEGFLKAKELFERYFAKGEDDAIPLAKFTPAAKKRWK from the coding sequence GAAGGGATTTGACTGGGATACTTTGAACAGGCTCCATGATAAAGGATTCCTATCAAACCTTATAGGTAAGGCAAAAACGGTTGGAATGACCGAGGAAGGCTTTCTCAAGGCTAAGGAGCTTTTTGAACGGTATTTCGCGAAGGGAGAAGATGATGCCATACCTTTAGCGAAGTTCACACCAGCCGCAAAGAAGCGATGGAAATAG
- a CDS encoding AbrB/MazE/SpoVT family DNA-binding domain-containing protein, with the protein MRARVVKIGNSQGIRIPKPLLEQTGIMDDVELEVEKSQIIIRPISNPRAGWDNVFKSMAEKGDDALINGEENISHSWDEEEWQW; encoded by the coding sequence ATGAGAGCACGTGTTGTAAAAATTGGTAATTCCCAAGGGATCCGTATTCCAAAACCTCTACTTGAACAAACTGGAATTATGGATGATGTTGAGCTTGAGGTAGAAAAAAGCCAAATCATTATTCGTCCCATCTCAAATCCGAGGGCAGGTTGGGATAATGTTTTCAAGTCAATGGCGGAAAAGGGTGATGATGCGCTGATAAACGGAGAAGAAAACATTTCACATTCTTGGGATGAAGAAGAATGGCAATGGTAG
- a CDS encoding type II toxin-antitoxin system PemK/MazF family toxin, protein MAMVVNRFDVYLINLDPNVGSEIQKTRPCLVVSPDEMNRHIRTVIVAPMTTAGKKYPTRVTCKFKNKKGQIVLDQIRTIDKIRLVKKLGTIDLETQLEVISVLQRLFAF, encoded by the coding sequence ATGGCAATGGTAGTAAACCGATTCGATGTATATTTGATAAATCTTGATCCTAATGTTGGCTCTGAAATTCAGAAAACCAGACCCTGTTTGGTTGTTTCGCCTGATGAAATGAATCGACATATCCGCACCGTCATAGTTGCTCCAATGACTACAGCCGGGAAAAAATATCCAACACGTGTAACATGCAAATTTAAAAATAAAAAGGGGCAAATCGTTTTAGATCAGATACGAACGATAGATAAAATACGACTTGTGAAAAAACTTGGCACTATTGATTTAGAAACCCAGTTGGAGGTTATTTCTGTTTTACAACGGCTATTTGCATTTTAA
- a CDS encoding type II toxin-antitoxin system Phd/YefM family antitoxin — MPTLTATEARAKLYKLIDETASAHEPILITGKRGNAVLVSEEDWRAIQETLYLLNTPCMRESIREGLATPIEECSKDVEW; from the coding sequence ATGCCTACTTTAACAGCGACTGAAGCAAGAGCGAAACTGTATAAGCTTATAGACGAGACTGCTTCCGCTCACGAACCTATTCTAATAACGGGCAAGCGTGGCAATGCGGTTCTTGTATCAGAGGAAGATTGGCGTGCAATACAAGAGACCCTTTACTTATTGAATACACCTTGCATGCGAGAATCGATTCGCGAAGGTTTGGCTACGCCAATTGAGGAATGCTCAAAGGACGTTGAGTGGTGA
- a CDS encoding Txe/YoeB family addiction module toxin — MSLQVVFTKQAQKDARKLSVAGLRKKAGELLEILSDDPYQKPPPFERLVGELSGAYSRRINLKHRLVYQILDEEKVVKVIRMWTHYEF; from the coding sequence GTGAGCTTGCAGGTAGTCTTTACTAAACAGGCTCAAAAAGATGCCAGGAAATTGTCTGTTGCAGGTCTTCGCAAAAAAGCCGGGGAACTTTTAGAAATTCTAAGTGATGATCCTTATCAGAAACCTCCACCGTTCGAAAGATTAGTAGGCGAATTATCAGGAGCCTATTCCCGCCGGATAAATTTAAAGCACCGCTTAGTTTATCAGATTCTTGATGAGGAGAAGGTGGTAAAGGTGATACGAATGTGGACTCACTATGAGTTTTGA